A window of Macrotis lagotis isolate mMagLag1 chromosome X, bilby.v1.9.chrom.fasta, whole genome shotgun sequence contains these coding sequences:
- the MAFK gene encoding transcription factor MafK: protein MTTNPKPNKTLKVKKESGENAPVLSDDELVSMSVRELNQHLRGLTKEEVIRLKQRRRTLKNRGYAASCRIKRVTQKEELERQRVELQQEVEKLARENSSMKLELDALRSKYEALQTFARTVARGPIAPTKVATTSVITIVKSAEISSTSVPFSAAS from the exons ATGACGACTAATCCTAAACCAAACAAGACATTAAAG GTTAAGAAGGAGTCAGGAGAGAACGCCCCGGTGCTCAGTGATGACGAGCTGGTGTCGATGTCTGTGCGGGAACTCAACCAACACCTGCGGGGCCTCACCAAGGAGGAGGTGATCCGCCTGAAGCAGCGCAGACGTACACTCAAGAACCGGGGCTATGCTGCAAGCTGCCGCATCAAGAGGGTGACCCAGAAGGAGGAGCTGGAGCGGCAGCGGGTAGAGCTGCAGCAGGAGGTGGAGAAGCTGGCCCGTGAGAACAGCAGCATGAAGCTGGAGCTGGATGCCCTGCGCTCCAAGTATGAGGCGCTGCAGACGTTCGCCCGCACCGTGGCCCGTGGGCCCATCGCTCCCACCAAGGTGGCCACCACCAGCGTCATCACCATCGTCAAATCAGCCGAGATCTCGTCCACATCAGTGCCCTTCTCAGCTGCGTCCTAG